A region from the Thalassophryne amazonica chromosome 2, fThaAma1.1, whole genome shotgun sequence genome encodes:
- the LOC117502966 gene encoding piggyBac transposable element-derived protein 4-like, with the protein MAKMNGKGKLMQLTLQQALSRSTERESVGIAGGLGGDRGEEVSREMDEVQPGPSRVRRTQMVASSEDESDGCSEPDPDSSDEWLPSGSGRSSRDSSPDAPVTHKRGSATSTAASANDGSEKKRGRVSSSSHGADSGWHTGDWTPNVFPFTATPGPRRAAAELDSDKPADFLELFLTDELLQHIVDQTNLYATQYLSAHPESLPHSRGSSWKPVSVPELKSFFGLTFLTGFVKKPRLDMYWSVDEVDSTPHFSHTMPRNRFQLIWRFLHFNDNASQDAADRLYKVRPVLDYVLDKFKELYQPGQNICIDEGMMQWRGRLSFRVYNPQKPVKYGIKSYILCDSATGYCFNMQPYVGRPNTLQDTIFSLLDRLPGHGYMLYMDNF; encoded by the exons ATGGCGAAAATGAATGGCAAAGGAAAGCTAATGCAGCTCACGCTTCAGCAAGCTCTTTCCCGGAGTACGGAGCGAGAGAGTGTCGGGATCGCCGGTGGTTTGGGTGGGGATCGCGGAGAGGAGGTGTCCCGAGAAATGGACGAAGTTCAACCCGGGCCAAGCCGCGTGCGGCGCACACAAATGGTGGCCAGCTCAGAGGATGAATCCGATGGTTGTAGCGAACCTGACCCGGATTCTTCAGACGAGTGGTTACCGTCTGgatcagggaggagcagcagagACTCGTCCCCAGACGCTCCGGTCACACACAAAAGAG GTAGTGCAACCAGCACAGCTGCCAGTGCCAATGATGGCAGTGAAAAGAAGAGAG GTCGTGTATCGAGCAGCAGTCATGGAGCAGATTCTGGGTGGCATACAGGTGACTGGACACCAAACGTGTTCCCCTTCACTGCGACCCCTGGACCCCGAAGAGCTGCTGCGGAGCTGGATTCCGACAAACCAGCAGACTTCCTGGAGCTCTTCCTGACTGACGAACTACTTCAACATATTGTTGACCAGACCAACCTTTACGCCACACAGTACCTCAGTGCACACCCAGAAAGTCTGCCACACAGCAGAGGTTCCTCTTGGAAACCGGTGTCAGTCCCAGAACTGAAAAGTTTCTTCGGCCTCACTTTTCTCACTGGCTTTGTCAAAAAGCCACGCCTTGACATGTACTGGAGTGTTGATGAGGTGGACTCTACACCTCATTTCAGTCACACCATGCCACGGAACAGGTTCCAGCTCATATGGCGTTTCCTTCATTTCAATGACAATGCTTCACAGGATGCAGCTGACAGACTGTACAAAGTCCGTCCAGTGTTAGACTATGTTCTTGACAAGTTCAAGGAGCTGTATCAGCCAGGGCAAAACATTTGCATTGATGAGGGTATGATGCAGTGGAGGGGCCGCCTGTCTTTCAGGGTTTACAACCCACAAAAGCCTGTGAAATATGGGATAAAGTCATACATTCTGTGTGACTCTGCGACAGGGTACTGCTTCAATATGCAGCCTTATGTTGGGAGACCGAACACTCTGCAGGATACCATTTTCTCCCTCCTTGATCGCCTCCCAGGCCATGGCTATATGCTCTACATGGATAATTTTTAG